From the genome of Oncorhynchus clarkii lewisi isolate Uvic-CL-2024 chromosome 11, UVic_Ocla_1.0, whole genome shotgun sequence, one region includes:
- the LOC139420498 gene encoding uncharacterized protein: MPVKVKYKEVYEKSKGPEPFIPDVELQHSKSIRAFISEHSSYSPLFAEQQRTTSTHIHFFALQFKYKVQREREEKYLPSGLADTMDTQSVRNVSELQSQVKRAADEVQEGSEEEGKVSLLCDMKDSGDPTCQAVSQLQSQAKYKEAGKQQFSTPLYSKLPETLETQHAKDASQLQSVPLPRARLPQLRCHQPVLSIPPYPARQRGFSH, encoded by the exons ATGCCTGTCAAA GTGAAGTACAAGGAGGTTTATGAGAAATCCAAAGGCCCAGAACCTTTCATCCCTGATGTAGAGTTGCAGCATTCCAAGAGCATCCGCGCTTTCATCTCTGAG CACTCCTCCTATTCTCCTTTGTTTGCTGAACAACAGAGGACGACCTCAACTCACATCCATTTCTTTGCTTTACAGTTCAAGTACAAAG TACAAAGAGAGCGGGAAGAAAAATATCTCCCATCCGGTCTAGCTGATACCATGGATACCCAATCTGTCAGAAATGTGTCTGAACTGCAAAGTCAGGTGAAAAGAGCAGCAG ACGAAGTACAAGAAGGCAGTGAAGAAGAAGGCAAGGTCTCTTTACtctgtgatatgaaagactctggAGACCCAACATGCCAAGCGGTCTCCCAGCTCCAGAGCCAG GCCAAGTACAAGGAGGCAGGGAAGCAGcagttctccactcctctctactcAAAGCTTCCAGAGACTTTGGAGACTCAGCACGCCAAAGATGCCTCCCAGCTACAGAGcgtg ccattaccacgagcccgtcttccccaattaaggtgccaccaacctgtgCTCTCTATACCACCTTACCCAGCACGCCAAAGAGGCTTCTCTCA CTGA